A single Anopheles arabiensis isolate DONGOLA chromosome 2, AaraD3, whole genome shotgun sequence DNA region contains:
- the LOC120895968 gene encoding hairy/enhancer-of-split related with YRPW motif protein, which yields MDHHLPHHHPHHHHGTPLHWGYSTATTPSATSTPTHAGHNTWTPPSSKGHKRTLSESDCEDLYSEESSKEHTSPGESDSCQLMSRKRRRGVIEKKRRDRINSSLTELKRLVPSAYEKQGSAKLEKAEILQLTVDHLKALHARGLDDASYDPQRFAMDYHIIGFRECVAEVARYLVTIEGMDVQDPLRLRLMSHLQCFATQRELSTKANAAAATSPAWSHSSSTAYPVAAAAAAAAVAYPSTHHGTSGYYPHPHHQNYGPPQSATAPYIPQVATIPPPLDHLHQQQQQQQQQQQQQQHHQQLSGHPSGASSAATAAIYATSAPLHELYNSQHDSANAGQQQQQQTEQQQQQQSAVGTNGAPTYTDLSNNNPNRGLSAYGNPQYPVSTSTHGYSASTSSSYNTAAKPYRPWGAEMAC from the exons atgGATCATCATCTTCCACATCATCATCCGCACCATCATCACGGTACGCCCCTTCACTGGGGCTACTCCACTGCGACGACGCCAAGTGCCACCTCTACGCCGACGCACGCCGGCCACAACACGTGGACGCCCCCGTCGTCGAAGGGCCACAAGCGGACGCTTTCTGAAAGTGACTGTGAGGATCTGTACTCGGAGGAATCGTCCAAAGAGCA TACCTCGCCGGGAGAATCCGATAGCTGTCAACTGATGAGCCGCAAACGGAGACGCGGCGTGATCGAGAAGAAGCGCCGGGATCGCATCAACTCCTCGCTGACCGAGTTGAAGCGGCTCGTCCCAAGCGCCTACGAGAAGCAAGGATCGGCGAAGCTGGAAAAGGCCGAAATTCTGCAACTAACCGTGGACCACCTGAAGGCACTGCATGCACGTG GACTGGACGATGCCAGCTACGATCCGCAACGGTTCGCCATGGACTACCATATCATTGGCTTTCGGGAGTGTGTGGCGGAAGTCGCCCGTTACCTCGTCACGATCGAGGGCATGGATGTGCAGGATCCGCTCCGGCTGCGCCTCATGTCCCATCTGCAGTGTTTCGCGACACAGCGGGAACTGTCGACGAAAGCGAATGCGGCTGCCGCCACCAGCCCGGCCTGgtcgcacagcagcagcaccgcctACCCCGTCGCGgctgcagccgccgccgcagccgtAGCCTACCCGAGCACGCACCATGGCACCAGCGGCTACTATCCTCACCCGCATCACCAGAACTACGGACCGCCACAAAGTGCAACCGCACCGTACATTCCACAGGTGGCCACCATTCCCCCACCCCTCGACCatctgcaccagcagcagcagcagcagcaacagcagcagcagcagcagcaacatcatcaacagctGAGTGGACATCCTTCCGGTGCTTCCTCGGCGGCCACCGCTGCCATCTACGCCACAAGTGCTCCGCTGCACGAGTTGTACAACAGCCAGCATGATTCCGCCAACGCtggccagcagcaacagcagcagacggagcagcagcagcagcaacagtctgCAGTTGGAACGAACGGTGCACCGACGTACACGGATCTGTCCAACAACAACCCGAACCGGGGTTTGTCCGCGTACGGCAATCCGCAGTACCCGGTGAGCACCTCGACGCACGGATACAGTGCGTCGACCAGCTCGTCGTACAACACGGCAGCGAAGCCGTACCGTCCGTGGGGTGCCGAGATGGCCTGTTGA
- the LOC120898749 gene encoding protein PAT1 homolog 1-like isoform X1, translating into MSDSFFGFDASLPGEDDDGGGGGGGRSGGGGRRVLGGGSGGRGSDSEEEYDALNDETFGQARQDDWEDLHENLVRMDQREGGDGDSGADSDLDINFSSVGIDNFELDNDTEPEARLQLDPSVWTMPSKPETPRHSVPSVPAPMPPAIVSAPTPLPATDRFGAPMGRFPTMPNAGLRICSLEEIEQNMIKQQQEQMRRGMTPLPRPPPGFLPPSNPTQGGMQPPHPPGSMPPPSPMIHRPLPIPIGFPSPALMGGAPGGQPSAPGGPMGGPLFPPTNMPPPNGQPGGPPFPFPMNFQGPPGSGGMPPNNNSNNNGNNNNNNGGMNNNASFSQRLVEEIQQNHPMLPHYRPPGPLPMGVPPPSGGPGQMPPMPPHGGNFKHPFMPHHHPGFPPNWNGPPQMHHGNMHHHGGHHHPGFPGGYHHFPQQQQQQQGQGHHHHHHQQQQQQQQHHHQHQQGGGHRLHNGKQNRNYEYDEYANMMTERAKHWLLGIQLSQLNKDTAYYNDYYFCVIRDRKERERGAERESKAHKDNTFYHPFSQQQNQQQQPQQHWNGFGRERRNSENSTSTKDGIKEIQPRRYKLVQFENSLGKLQCGSVIAPRKIIDQDVVVDRSVAEGGSGPGGPGSGTGGSGGAPGSSDSVHNQRRSRQILLHVENLYRLLLRLEDMSNQLAIEAKQQMREKRDKERLLAQEKLASGGTDEQNNVSSGGAGQIAAVPAATVSEVEQDTVENLIERILPCVNAEGVLRLLSVRKGKLLLTRIQKALGEHTARWTIWCTVLATLVALPKRDREDAEDQLSPLFAEFELHVKYAQAGELMPLFETLLNTDQLLSLVPRCKFLLLTMLTLIAHMEHLTTIDGFDGLAAVSNGDEATDSTSNDGEESGGGGNGGTVSRRLIWSRWMSLLRELARVLDSAAAVVVGSKPQKVLLKLDSSCGKVKQLRAHLQRHPELELERKLRAIVSIIDIGGPSSLATTAEGSASGEEVSKKKTLKDDGSCGVKT; encoded by the exons ATGTCCGATTCGTTCTTTGGGTTTGATGCGTCCCTGCCCGGCGAGGACGACGATGGCGGTGGCGGAGGCGGCGGCAGGTCCGGCGGCGGTGGTCGACGCGTGCTGGGCGGAGGAAGCGGTGGCCGAGGATCCGATTCGGAGGAGGAGTACGACGCCCTTAACGATGAAACGTTCGGTCAGGCCCGCCAGGACGATTGGGAAGATTTGCACGAGAATCTGGTGCGAATGGACCAGCGGGAAGGGGGCGACGGTGATTCCGGGGCCGACTCCGATCTCGACATCAACTTCTCCTCGGTCGGAATTGACAACTTCGAGCTGGACAACGATACGGAACCGGAAGCTCGATTGCAGCTCGATCCGAGCGTGTGGACGATGCCCAGCAAACCGGAGACCCCGCGACACAGTGTGCCCTCCGTACCGGCCCCGATGCCCCCGGCGATCGTCAGTGCACCGACCCCGCTTCCAGCCACAG ATCGGTTCGGTGCACCGATGGGACGGTTTCCGACGATGCCCAATGCAGGGCTGCGCATCTGCTCGCTGGAGGAAATTGAGCAGAACATgatcaagcagcagcaggaacagaTGCGCCGAGGAATGACCCCGCTACCTCGTCCTCCGCCGGGCTTTCTGCCCCCCTCCAATCCAACCCAGGGTGGTATGCAACCGCCCCATCCTCCCGGCTCGATGCCGCCTCCCTCGCCAATGATCCATCGTCCGCTGCCGATTCCGATCGGGTTCCCTTCGCCGGCGCTGATGGGAGGAGCTCCCGGAGGTCAGCCGTCCGCTCCCGGCGGCCCGATGGGCGGTCCTCTGTTTCCGCCTACCAACATGCCGCCACCGAACGGGCAGCCGGGCGGGCCTCCATTTCCCTTTCCGATGAACTTCCAGGGTCCGCCCGGATCCGGGGGAATGCCTCCcaacaacaatagcaacaacaacggcaacaacaacaacaataatggTGGGATGAATAATAATGCCAGCTTCAGCCAGCGGCTCGTGGAGGAGATACAGCAAAACCATCCGATGCTGCCCCACTACCGGCCGCCGGGTCCGCTACCGATGGGCGTACCACCTCCATCGGGCGGTCCGGGCCAGATGCCCCCGATGCCACCGCACGGCGGCAACTTTAAGCACCCGTTCATGCCACACCATCATCCAGGATTTCCGCCCAACTGGAACGGGCCACCGCAGATGCACCACGGCAATATGCACCATCACGGtggtcatcatcatccggGCTTCCCGGGTGGATATCACCACTttcctcagcagcagcagcaacagcaaggtCAAggacaccatcatcatcatcatcaacagcagcaacagcagcagcaacaccatcaccagcatcaGCAGGGTGGCGGCCATCGTTTGCACAATGGAAAGCAGAACCGGAACTACGAGTACGATGAGTACGCGAACATGATGACGGAGCGGGCGAAACACTGGCTGCTCGGCATTCAGCTCTCCCAGCTGAACAAGGACACGGCGTACTACAACGATTACTATTTCTGCGTAATCCGCGACCGGAAGGAGCGCGAGCGAGGTGCGGAGCGGGAAAGCAAAGCGCACAAGGACAACACGTTCTACCATCCGTTCAGCCAGCAGcagaaccagcagcagcagccgcagcagcactggaacgggttCGGGCGGGAGCGCCGCAATTCGGAGAACTCCACCTCCACGAAGGATGGCATCAAGGAGATACAGCCCCGCCGCTACAAGCTGGTGCAGTTCGAGAATTCGCTCGGAAAGCTGCAGTGTGGCAGCGTGATTGCACCGCGCAAGATCATCGACCAGGATGTGGTGGTGGATCGTTCCGTCGCCGAGGGCGGCAGTGGCCCCGGCGGACCGGGCAGCGGTACCGGAGGGAGTGGCGGCGCTCCCGGCAGCTCCGACTCGGTGCACAATCAGCGCCGCTCGCGACAGATTCTGCTGCACGTGGAGAACCTTtaccggctgctgctgcgcctggAGGACATGTCGAACCAGCTGGCGATCGAGGCCAAGCAGCAGATGCGAGAAAAGCGCGACAAGGAGCGCCTGCTGGCACAGGAAAAGCTGGCCAGCGGCGGTACGGACGAGCAGAACAATGTGAGCAGCGGCGGCGCGGGTCAGATAGCGGCCGTACCGGCAGCGACGGTGTCCGAGGTGGAACAGGATACGGTGGAGAATCTGATAGAGCGCATACTGCCGTGCGTGAATGCGGAGGGCGTGCTGCGGCTGCTCTCCGTGCGCAAGGGCAAACTACTGCTAACGCGCATCCAGAAGGCGCTCGGCGAGCATACGGCCCGCTGGACGATCTGGTGCACGGTGCTGGCCACGCTGGTTGCCCTGCCGAAGCGCGATCGCGAGGATGCGGAAGATCAGCTCAGTCCGCTGTTTGCTGAGTTTGAGCTGCACGTGAAGTATGCACAGGCCGGCGAGTTGATGCCGCTGTTCGAGACGCTGCTCAACACTGACCAGTTGCTCAGCTTGGTGCCCCGGTGCAAGTTCCTGCTGTTGACGATGCTCACTCTGATCGCGCATATGGAACACTTGACCACGATCGATGGGTTCGATGGGCTGGCGGCAGTGAGCAACGGCGATGAGGCGACCGACAGCACTAGCAACGATGGTGAGGAaagcggcggtggtggcaatGGTGGCACCGTCTCCCGCCGACTCATCTGGTCGCGCTGGATGAGTCTGCTGCGCGAGCTGGCACGTGTGCTGGACAGTGCGGCCGCTGTTGTGGTCGGCAGCAAGCCCCAGAAGGTACTGCTCAAGCTTGATTCGTCCTGTGGCAAGGTGAAGCAACTGCGCGCGCACCTACAGCGCCATCCggagctggagctggagcGCAAGCTTCGGGCCATCGTATCGATCATCGACATTGGCGGTCCCTCGTCCCTGGCAACGACGGCGGAAGGATCGGCGTCCGGCGAGGAAGTAAGCAAAAA GAAGACCTTAAAGGACGACGGCTCTTGTGGAGTAAAAACATAG
- the LOC120898749 gene encoding protein PAT1 homolog 1-like isoform X2, producing MSDSFFGFDASLPGEDDDGGGGGGGRSGGGGRRVLGGGSGGRGSDSEEEYDALNDETFGQARQDDWEDLHENLVRMDQREGGDGDSGADSDLDINFSSVGIDNFELDNDTEPEARLQLDPSVWTMPSKPETPRHSVPSVPAPMPPAIVSAPTPLPATDRFGAPMGRFPTMPNAGLRICSLEEIEQNMIKQQQEQMRRGMTPLPRPPPGFLPPSNPTQGGMQPPHPPGSMPPPSPMIHRPLPIPIGFPSPALMGGAPGGQPSAPGGPMGGPLFPPTNMPPPNGQPGGPPFPFPMNFQGPPGSGGMPPNNNSNNNGNNNNNNGGMNNNASFSQRLVEEIQQNHPMLPHYRPPGPLPMGVPPPSGGPGQMPPMPPHGGNFKHPFMPHHHPGFPPNWNGPPQMHHGNMHHHGGHHHPGFPGGYHHFPQQQQQQQGQGHHHHHHQQQQQQQQHHHQHQQGGGHRLHNGKQNRNYEYDEYANMMTERAKHWLLGIQLSQLNKDTAYYNDYYFCVIRDRKERERGAERESKAHKDNTFYHPFSQQQNQQQQPQQHWNGFGRERRNSENSTSTKDGIKEIQPRRYKLVQFENSLGKLQCGSVIAPRKIIDQDVVVDRSVAEGGSGPGGPGSGTGGSGGAPGSSDSVHNQRRSRQILLHVENLYRLLLRLEDMSNQLAIEAKQQMREKRDKERLLAQEKLASGGTDEQNNVSSGGAGQIAAVPAATVSEVEQDTVENLIERILPCVNAEGVLRLLSVRKGKLLLTRIQKALGEHTARWTIWCTVLATLVALPKRDREDAEDQLSPLFAEFELHVKYAQAGELMPLFETLLNTDQLLSLVPRCKFLLLTMLTLIAHMEHLTTIDGFDGLAAVSNGDEATDSTSNDGEESGGGGNGGTVSRRLIWSRWMSLLRELARVLDSAAAVVVGSKPQKVLLKLDSSCGKVKQLRAHLQRHPELELERKLRAIVSIIDIGGPSSLATTAEGSASGEEVSKK from the exons ATGTCCGATTCGTTCTTTGGGTTTGATGCGTCCCTGCCCGGCGAGGACGACGATGGCGGTGGCGGAGGCGGCGGCAGGTCCGGCGGCGGTGGTCGACGCGTGCTGGGCGGAGGAAGCGGTGGCCGAGGATCCGATTCGGAGGAGGAGTACGACGCCCTTAACGATGAAACGTTCGGTCAGGCCCGCCAGGACGATTGGGAAGATTTGCACGAGAATCTGGTGCGAATGGACCAGCGGGAAGGGGGCGACGGTGATTCCGGGGCCGACTCCGATCTCGACATCAACTTCTCCTCGGTCGGAATTGACAACTTCGAGCTGGACAACGATACGGAACCGGAAGCTCGATTGCAGCTCGATCCGAGCGTGTGGACGATGCCCAGCAAACCGGAGACCCCGCGACACAGTGTGCCCTCCGTACCGGCCCCGATGCCCCCGGCGATCGTCAGTGCACCGACCCCGCTTCCAGCCACAG ATCGGTTCGGTGCACCGATGGGACGGTTTCCGACGATGCCCAATGCAGGGCTGCGCATCTGCTCGCTGGAGGAAATTGAGCAGAACATgatcaagcagcagcaggaacagaTGCGCCGAGGAATGACCCCGCTACCTCGTCCTCCGCCGGGCTTTCTGCCCCCCTCCAATCCAACCCAGGGTGGTATGCAACCGCCCCATCCTCCCGGCTCGATGCCGCCTCCCTCGCCAATGATCCATCGTCCGCTGCCGATTCCGATCGGGTTCCCTTCGCCGGCGCTGATGGGAGGAGCTCCCGGAGGTCAGCCGTCCGCTCCCGGCGGCCCGATGGGCGGTCCTCTGTTTCCGCCTACCAACATGCCGCCACCGAACGGGCAGCCGGGCGGGCCTCCATTTCCCTTTCCGATGAACTTCCAGGGTCCGCCCGGATCCGGGGGAATGCCTCCcaacaacaatagcaacaacaacggcaacaacaacaacaataatggTGGGATGAATAATAATGCCAGCTTCAGCCAGCGGCTCGTGGAGGAGATACAGCAAAACCATCCGATGCTGCCCCACTACCGGCCGCCGGGTCCGCTACCGATGGGCGTACCACCTCCATCGGGCGGTCCGGGCCAGATGCCCCCGATGCCACCGCACGGCGGCAACTTTAAGCACCCGTTCATGCCACACCATCATCCAGGATTTCCGCCCAACTGGAACGGGCCACCGCAGATGCACCACGGCAATATGCACCATCACGGtggtcatcatcatccggGCTTCCCGGGTGGATATCACCACTttcctcagcagcagcagcaacagcaaggtCAAggacaccatcatcatcatcatcaacagcagcaacagcagcagcaacaccatcaccagcatcaGCAGGGTGGCGGCCATCGTTTGCACAATGGAAAGCAGAACCGGAACTACGAGTACGATGAGTACGCGAACATGATGACGGAGCGGGCGAAACACTGGCTGCTCGGCATTCAGCTCTCCCAGCTGAACAAGGACACGGCGTACTACAACGATTACTATTTCTGCGTAATCCGCGACCGGAAGGAGCGCGAGCGAGGTGCGGAGCGGGAAAGCAAAGCGCACAAGGACAACACGTTCTACCATCCGTTCAGCCAGCAGcagaaccagcagcagcagccgcagcagcactggaacgggttCGGGCGGGAGCGCCGCAATTCGGAGAACTCCACCTCCACGAAGGATGGCATCAAGGAGATACAGCCCCGCCGCTACAAGCTGGTGCAGTTCGAGAATTCGCTCGGAAAGCTGCAGTGTGGCAGCGTGATTGCACCGCGCAAGATCATCGACCAGGATGTGGTGGTGGATCGTTCCGTCGCCGAGGGCGGCAGTGGCCCCGGCGGACCGGGCAGCGGTACCGGAGGGAGTGGCGGCGCTCCCGGCAGCTCCGACTCGGTGCACAATCAGCGCCGCTCGCGACAGATTCTGCTGCACGTGGAGAACCTTtaccggctgctgctgcgcctggAGGACATGTCGAACCAGCTGGCGATCGAGGCCAAGCAGCAGATGCGAGAAAAGCGCGACAAGGAGCGCCTGCTGGCACAGGAAAAGCTGGCCAGCGGCGGTACGGACGAGCAGAACAATGTGAGCAGCGGCGGCGCGGGTCAGATAGCGGCCGTACCGGCAGCGACGGTGTCCGAGGTGGAACAGGATACGGTGGAGAATCTGATAGAGCGCATACTGCCGTGCGTGAATGCGGAGGGCGTGCTGCGGCTGCTCTCCGTGCGCAAGGGCAAACTACTGCTAACGCGCATCCAGAAGGCGCTCGGCGAGCATACGGCCCGCTGGACGATCTGGTGCACGGTGCTGGCCACGCTGGTTGCCCTGCCGAAGCGCGATCGCGAGGATGCGGAAGATCAGCTCAGTCCGCTGTTTGCTGAGTTTGAGCTGCACGTGAAGTATGCACAGGCCGGCGAGTTGATGCCGCTGTTCGAGACGCTGCTCAACACTGACCAGTTGCTCAGCTTGGTGCCCCGGTGCAAGTTCCTGCTGTTGACGATGCTCACTCTGATCGCGCATATGGAACACTTGACCACGATCGATGGGTTCGATGGGCTGGCGGCAGTGAGCAACGGCGATGAGGCGACCGACAGCACTAGCAACGATGGTGAGGAaagcggcggtggtggcaatGGTGGCACCGTCTCCCGCCGACTCATCTGGTCGCGCTGGATGAGTCTGCTGCGCGAGCTGGCACGTGTGCTGGACAGTGCGGCCGCTGTTGTGGTCGGCAGCAAGCCCCAGAAGGTACTGCTCAAGCTTGATTCGTCCTGTGGCAAGGTGAAGCAACTGCGCGCGCACCTACAGCGCCATCCggagctggagctggagcGCAAGCTTCGGGCCATCGTATCGATCATCGACATTGGCGGTCCCTCGTCCCTGGCAACGACGGCGGAAGGATCGGCGTCCGGCGAGGAAGTAAGCAAAAAGTAA